A single genomic interval of Ruminococcus sp. NK3A76 harbors:
- a CDS encoding DUF5050 domain-containing protein, translating to MKRSAFILLSILLLSGCANSTGSYVDIESEKAQQAELISELDTYEFTSGKPTELDEKPFNISSLGITSIGTKTFCIGGVGVSSCVLDTESERFSHLCNIAGCAHSENSPGCLDQLQMNAPVAASNGLYFTSGNALMLFDGKEQEPIYENTFSTSYEKEFFPDSPNSLGGIMSQGGRLYILGASWFQTFDVTTNTASEPVILSEDSSIISYAANEDYLFFCTENNELFSCTFADNKLKKLDDKAGQVSVSGGRLYYIKWEGQTPILMSAERDGSSPQRLIENCYVGCCITDKAIYYTHFHADEGKVYVYDLKTGKTAECDISCKVREDNADTEDIDEEICYPQGGFMPRIIWNAQTDKVFVLDTITDGDGQLTNGRIGFVFKNGSKDHSIITDGV from the coding sequence ATGAAAAGATCAGCATTTATATTGCTCTCTATATTGCTGCTTTCGGGCTGTGCAAACAGCACGGGCAGCTATGTTGACATAGAAAGCGAGAAAGCACAGCAGGCTGAGCTTATAAGTGAGCTTGACACATACGAGTTTACTTCGGGCAAACCGACAGAGCTTGATGAAAAGCCGTTTAATATAAGCTCTCTCGGGATCACGTCAATTGGAACTAAGACCTTTTGTATAGGCGGCGTGGGTGTGAGCAGCTGCGTGCTTGATACAGAAAGCGAGAGGTTTTCGCACCTTTGCAATATCGCAGGCTGCGCACATTCTGAGAACAGCCCCGGGTGTCTTGACCAATTACAGATGAACGCCCCCGTTGCAGCATCAAACGGGCTTTACTTTACAAGCGGCAATGCACTTATGCTTTTTGACGGCAAAGAGCAGGAACCCATTTATGAAAACACCTTTTCAACAAGCTACGAAAAGGAATTTTTCCCGGATTCGCCAAATTCTTTAGGCGGGATAATGTCGCAGGGCGGCAGGCTGTATATTCTGGGGGCGAGTTGGTTTCAAACATTTGATGTAACAACAAATACTGCAAGCGAACCCGTGATACTATCCGAGGACAGCAGTATTATCTCTTATGCGGCAAATGAGGACTATTTATTCTTTTGCACAGAGAATAACGAATTGTTTTCATGCACCTTTGCGGACAATAAGCTTAAAAAGCTTGACGATAAGGCAGGGCAGGTATCGGTAAGCGGAGGAAGGCTCTATTACATAAAATGGGAGGGGCAGACCCCGATCCTGATGAGCGCAGAGCGTGACGGCAGCTCACCTCAAAGGCTTATAGAGAACTGCTATGTGGGCTGCTGTATCACAGATAAGGCGATATATTATACGCATTTTCATGCTGATGAGGGGAAGGTATATGTGTATGATCTGAAAACGGGGAAGACGGCGGAATGTGACATTTCCTGCAAGGTGCGTGAGGATAATGCCGATACGGAGGATATAGACGAAGAGATCTGCTATCCGCAAGGCGGCTTTATGCCGAGAATAATATGGAACGCTCAGACCGACAAGGTGTTTGTGCTTGATACTATTACAGACGGCGACGGGCAGCTTACGAA
- a CDS encoding sigma-70 family RNA polymerase sigma factor, giving the protein MNKTEISALAKKAQKGDKVAFETLYREFHEKVFFFAKRNVKNADAAQDIASETFAAAFENISKLRSGESFIGWLYSIAYSKCVKSIKDSSGSEHFEDDEQMERTLADAALNEPIMLPEDYAVNKDTKEKLKAVIDGLPADQRSAVILYYFEDMSVAEVAGSLGTNENNAKQKLYKARKTIRKRIEKLFGSGMLAAFPINSLLSDTADASYAKAAASGAARLAGKSIAVKLVTAGAVAVAAFGVPLALGRLDNNMGNYRPEKDIVTDSRSEQTAQFGEYVTENEHFRITIETKDYTDGQLRFIAAIEGLDDVGKEYIKASTEMQWAEFSKTLDPFTMTEDEYNGKVEEYDKLHKNDRFMSLFPQMYYTAKSGEKHWYHSADIKDATFKGEPLSENDPCIIQGAFDITDNTDSIRVEFLDLRQNRSPEEMTAGVFEEMSIDIPFGGVK; this is encoded by the coding sequence ATGAACAAAACAGAGATAAGCGCTCTTGCAAAAAAAGCGCAGAAGGGTGATAAGGTAGCTTTTGAAACGCTGTATAGAGAGTTTCATGAAAAGGTGTTTTTCTTTGCAAAGCGGAATGTTAAAAATGCTGATGCGGCGCAGGATATCGCTTCCGAGACCTTTGCCGCAGCCTTTGAAAATATATCAAAGCTGCGCTCGGGTGAGTCATTCATCGGGTGGCTTTATTCGATTGCTTACAGCAAATGCGTCAAAAGTATTAAGGACAGCTCGGGGTCTGAGCATTTTGAGGACGACGAGCAAATGGAGCGCACCCTTGCTGATGCTGCTTTGAATGAGCCTATCATGCTGCCCGAGGACTATGCCGTGAACAAAGACACGAAAGAAAAGCTAAAGGCTGTAATTGACGGGCTGCCTGCTGATCAGCGCTCGGCGGTGATACTGTATTACTTTGAAGATATGTCTGTTGCCGAGGTGGCAGGCTCTCTCGGAACGAATGAAAACAACGCAAAGCAAAAGCTATATAAGGCAAGAAAAACTATCCGCAAAAGGATAGAAAAGCTTTTTGGCAGTGGTATGCTTGCGGCATTCCCAATAAATTCTCTGCTTTCAGACACGGCAGATGCAAGCTATGCCAAAGCTGCTGCATCCGGTGCCGCAAGGTTAGCAGGAAAGAGTATCGCTGTAAAGCTTGTTACTGCCGGTGCTGTCGCTGTTGCGGCATTTGGTGTGCCCTTAGCGCTTGGAAGGCTTGATAATAATATGGGTAACTACCGCCCCGAAAAAGATATAGTTACTGACAGCAGATCAGAGCAGACAGCTCAGTTTGGAGAATATGTAACAGAGAATGAACATTTTCGGATCACAATTGAAACTAAAGACTACACAGACGGTCAGCTTAGATTTATTGCGGCTATTGAGGGGCTTGATGATGTCGGTAAAGAGTATATAAAAGCCTCTACCGAAATGCAATGGGCGGAGTTTTCAAAAACGCTTGACCCGTTTACTATGACCGAGGACGAGTATAACGGCAAAGTGGAGGAATATGATAAACTGCATAAAAATGACAGATTTATGTCACTTTTTCCGCAGATGTATTATACGGCTAAAAGCGGCGAAAAGCATTGGTATCACTCGGCGGATATAAAGGATGCGACATTTAAGGGCGAGCCTTTGTCGGAAAATGACCCGTGTATAATACAGGGAGCTTTTGATATAACTGATAACACAGACAGCATAAGGGTGGAGTTTCTTGACCTCAGACAAAACAGATCTCCCGAGGAAATGACGGCGGGAGTATTTGAGGAAATGAGCATAGATATACCGTTTGGGGGTGTTAAGTGA